Proteins from a single region of Pyxidicoccus trucidator:
- a CDS encoding bifunctional serine/threonine-protein kinase/formylglycine-generating enzyme family protein — MGTSPAAAEPPPTDSWTPPEEFDEYRLVRPIGRGRTGRVFLAHDTLLERPVAVKFIPALGPNALARFLVEARAAARIQHPNVVTLYRVGQLEDQPYLVSEFIRGVSLDRLSKPQPWERVLSIGRDLARGLSAAHRRGVLHRDIKPGNAVLTEAGEVKLLDFGLAKLLDQAAEPGEAGPRPDAVPPKLPEELDPEASPNFSARSLDGVFLPSLPSGALVGTPYYMSPEAWAGEDLTARSDVYSLGIVLYELCSGRGPFRDVPWRELPKVVRTKDARSLAEAAPGVDAAFAGIIDRCLRREPGERYTSAAHLLEALEALSRDETPEDVPEGNPYRGLQAFEAEHRAVFFGRRREQRAVLERLRSESFLLITGDSGVGKSSLCLAGILPAVAEGGLEDGRRWYTARLVPGRRPMAALAAALAPLLEVDEEPLAEALRSEPASLVRRLRAKLGARDGLLLYIDQLEELVTLASPVEVALAGQALGTLAEGASGVRLLATGRSDFLTRLTSVPGLGMEVPRALYLLRALTPEETREAVTGPARVKGVRFESEALVDALVASTTAAEGGLPLLQFALAELWEARDGAASVITQAALDSLGGVAGALARHADAAVARLLPDQRTAARGVLLRLVTADGTRARKTDRELVGNDARYRAALEALVHARLLVAREAQEGTSYELAHEALLSGWATLARWLAEAAERREVQARLEAAAAHWEKLGHVRESLWGPRQLAETRLLDAAELTRREQDFLKASRRTVVRSRRMRQVLAAGFVLSLGLVYGGLKLRERWGLDRQVRAELQEAAHALRAVGYERASLGSERAEAFRLYGSGRKADADKLWGKAGAQAAGVRHRYDAVAGRLERALALAPGRPDVREALADFLYERALWAEQDGDAAALPALLQRLKLYDVTGARWQQWNAPARLTLETPVSSVQVELRPVTRDAQGHESPGEPLPLVVGPWVDVPVPPGRYQLSLRALGHEPVVQPVQLRRGESRRLAVPLPLAGAVPEGFVYVPPGEVRFGSAAEASVREFFNAVPEHPVEVPGFLIARHEVTYADWLGFIEALPPDERGRHLPRVGTGGYAGLLALDRVDGTWRLRFQPGGEPYVVRAGEKLRYSQRSRRVEQDWLRFPVSGVTFADAEAYAAWLSSSGRVPGARLCSELEWERAARGVDGREYPHGDTLGPDDANIDTTYGKQPGGFGPDEVGSHPASRSPFGVDDLAGNVWEWTRSWLEPGKAVARGGSFAFAATSARATNRELPEPSLRDVAMGVRVCADSTSADL; from the coding sequence GTGGGCACTTCCCCCGCTGCCGCTGAGCCGCCGCCGACGGACTCGTGGACTCCTCCCGAGGAGTTCGATGAGTACCGCCTCGTGCGGCCCATCGGCCGCGGGCGGACGGGGCGGGTGTTCCTGGCCCACGACACGCTCCTCGAGCGCCCGGTGGCGGTGAAGTTCATCCCCGCCCTCGGCCCCAACGCCCTGGCCCGCTTCCTGGTGGAGGCCCGGGCCGCCGCCCGAATCCAGCACCCCAACGTCGTCACCCTGTACCGGGTGGGACAACTGGAGGACCAGCCCTACCTCGTCTCCGAGTTCATCCGGGGGGTGAGCCTGGACCGGCTCTCCAAGCCCCAGCCCTGGGAGCGGGTGCTGTCCATCGGCCGGGACTTGGCGCGCGGCCTGAGCGCCGCCCACCGGCGCGGCGTGCTGCACCGGGACATCAAGCCGGGCAACGCCGTGCTCACCGAGGCCGGTGAGGTGAAGCTGCTCGACTTCGGGCTCGCCAAGCTGCTGGACCAGGCCGCCGAGCCGGGCGAGGCCGGGCCCCGCCCGGACGCCGTGCCGCCGAAGCTGCCCGAGGAGCTGGACCCGGAGGCCAGCCCCAACTTCTCCGCGCGCTCGCTGGACGGCGTCTTCCTCCCCTCGCTGCCGAGCGGCGCGCTGGTGGGCACGCCCTACTACATGTCCCCGGAGGCCTGGGCGGGCGAGGACCTGACGGCGCGCAGCGATGTGTACTCGCTGGGCATCGTCCTCTACGAGCTGTGCTCGGGCCGGGGCCCCTTCCGCGACGTGCCCTGGAGAGAGCTGCCCAAGGTGGTGCGCACGAAGGACGCTCGCTCGCTGGCCGAGGCCGCACCCGGTGTGGACGCTGCCTTCGCGGGCATCATCGACCGGTGCCTGCGCCGCGAGCCAGGCGAGCGCTACACCTCCGCCGCGCACCTGCTGGAAGCCCTGGAGGCGCTGTCCCGCGACGAGACGCCGGAGGACGTGCCCGAGGGCAACCCCTACCGGGGCCTCCAGGCCTTCGAGGCGGAGCACCGCGCCGTCTTCTTCGGCCGCCGTCGCGAGCAGCGCGCGGTGCTGGAGCGGCTGCGCTCCGAGTCCTTCCTCCTCATCACCGGCGACTCCGGGGTGGGCAAGTCCTCGCTGTGCCTCGCCGGCATCCTCCCGGCGGTGGCGGAGGGCGGGCTGGAGGACGGACGGCGCTGGTACACCGCGCGGCTGGTGCCGGGCCGCAGGCCCATGGCTGCCCTTGCGGCGGCGCTCGCCCCGCTGCTGGAGGTGGACGAGGAGCCCCTGGCCGAGGCGCTGCGCAGCGAGCCCGCCTCCCTCGTCCGCCGGCTGCGCGCGAAGCTGGGTGCCCGTGACGGCCTCCTCCTTTATATCGACCAGCTCGAGGAGCTCGTGACGCTGGCCTCGCCGGTGGAGGTGGCGCTGGCGGGCCAGGCGCTGGGCACTCTCGCGGAAGGGGCCAGCGGCGTGCGCCTGCTGGCCACCGGCCGGAGCGACTTCCTCACCCGCCTCACCTCCGTGCCCGGCCTGGGCATGGAGGTGCCGCGCGCGCTGTACCTGCTCCGCGCCCTGACGCCCGAGGAGACGCGCGAGGCGGTGACAGGCCCCGCGCGGGTGAAGGGCGTCCGCTTCGAGTCCGAGGCGCTGGTGGACGCGCTCGTCGCCTCCACCACCGCGGCGGAAGGTGGCCTGCCGCTGCTCCAGTTCGCGCTGGCGGAGCTGTGGGAGGCCCGCGACGGGGCGGCCAGCGTGATTACCCAGGCCGCGCTGGACTCGCTCGGCGGCGTGGCCGGAGCGCTGGCGCGGCACGCGGACGCCGCGGTGGCGCGGCTGCTGCCGGACCAGCGCACGGCGGCGCGGGGCGTGCTGCTGCGCCTCGTCACCGCTGACGGCACCCGCGCGCGCAAGACGGACCGCGAGCTGGTGGGCAACGACGCGCGCTACCGCGCCGCGCTGGAGGCGCTGGTGCACGCGCGCCTGCTGGTGGCGCGCGAGGCCCAGGAAGGCACCTCATACGAGCTGGCCCACGAGGCGCTGCTGTCCGGCTGGGCCACGCTGGCGCGCTGGCTGGCGGAGGCGGCGGAGCGCCGCGAGGTGCAGGCCCGGCTGGAGGCCGCCGCCGCGCACTGGGAGAAGCTGGGCCACGTGCGCGAGTCGCTGTGGGGCCCGCGCCAGCTCGCCGAGACGCGGCTACTCGACGCGGCCGAGCTCACGCGCCGCGAGCAGGACTTCCTCAAGGCCTCGCGCCGCACGGTGGTGCGCAGCCGGCGCATGCGGCAGGTCCTGGCGGCGGGCTTCGTCCTCTCGCTGGGGCTCGTCTACGGCGGCCTCAAGCTGCGCGAGCGCTGGGGCCTGGACCGGCAGGTGCGCGCCGAGCTGCAGGAGGCCGCACACGCCCTGCGCGCGGTGGGGTACGAGCGGGCTTCGCTGGGCTCCGAGCGCGCCGAGGCCTTCCGCCTCTATGGCAGCGGCCGCAAGGCGGACGCCGACAAGCTCTGGGGCAAGGCGGGCGCGCAGGCGGCGGGGGTGCGTCACCGCTATGACGCGGTGGCGGGCCGGCTGGAGCGCGCGCTGGCCCTGGCGCCGGGCCGTCCGGACGTGCGCGAGGCGCTGGCGGACTTCCTCTACGAGCGAGCGCTGTGGGCCGAGCAGGACGGCGACGCCGCGGCGCTGCCCGCGCTGCTGCAGCGGCTGAAGCTGTACGACGTCACCGGCGCGCGCTGGCAGCAGTGGAACGCGCCCGCGCGCCTCACCCTGGAGACGCCCGTCTCCAGCGTCCAGGTGGAGCTGCGGCCGGTGACGCGGGACGCGCAGGGCCATGAGAGTCCCGGCGAGCCGCTGCCCCTCGTCGTGGGGCCCTGGGTGGACGTGCCGGTGCCGCCGGGGCGCTACCAGCTCTCCCTGCGCGCGCTGGGCCACGAGCCGGTGGTGCAGCCGGTGCAACTGCGGCGCGGGGAGTCGCGGCGGCTGGCCGTGCCGCTGCCGCTGGCGGGCGCGGTGCCGGAGGGCTTCGTCTACGTGCCGCCGGGCGAGGTGCGCTTCGGCAGCGCGGCCGAGGCCAGCGTGCGCGAGTTCTTCAACGCCGTGCCGGAGCACCCGGTGGAGGTGCCCGGCTTCCTCATCGCCCGCCACGAGGTGACGTACGCGGACTGGCTGGGCTTCATCGAGGCGCTGCCGCCGGACGAGCGCGGGCGGCACCTGCCCCGCGTGGGCACCGGCGGGTACGCGGGGCTGCTCGCGCTGGACAGGGTGGACGGCACGTGGCGGCTGCGCTTCCAGCCCGGCGGCGAGCCCTACGTGGTGCGCGCCGGGGAGAAGCTGCGCTATTCCCAGCGCTCGCGGCGCGTGGAGCAGGACTGGCTGCGCTTCCCCGTCAGCGGCGTCACCTTCGCGGACGCGGAGGCGTACGCGGCCTGGCTGTCCTCCAGCGGCCGGGTGCCCGGGGCGCGGCTGTGCTCGGAGCTGGAGTGGGAGCGCGCGGCCCGAGGCGTGGACGGGCGCGAGTACCCGCACGGCGACACGCTGGGCCCGGACGACGCCAACATCGACACCACCTACGGCAAGCAGCCCGGGGGCTTCGGCCCGGACGAGGTGGGCAGCCACCCCGCGTCGCGCAGTCCCTTCGGCGTGGACGACCTGGCCGGCAATGTGTGGGAGTGGACGCGCTCGTGGCTGGAGCCGGGCAAGGCGGTGGCGCGCGGCGGCAGCTTCGCCTTCGCGGCCACCTCCGCGCGGGCCACCAACCGCGAGCTGCCGGAGCCCTCGCTGCGCGACGTGGCGATGGGCGTGCGCGTGTGCGCGGACTCGACGTCCGCGGACCTGTAG
- a CDS encoding response regulator — protein MTAPEDAAPANALPASAGNKKRVLVVDDFDDAREMYAEYLEFVGFEVDTASNGREAVEKAQDGEPDIILMDLSLPIMDGWEATRLIKQDARTRDIPVMALTGHVLAGNAEHAREAGADEFVAKPCLPQDLENKIRNMLKPSKVKGKSGQGS, from the coding sequence ATGACAGCCCCGGAAGACGCGGCGCCCGCCAACGCGCTCCCAGCGTCTGCCGGCAACAAGAAGCGGGTCCTCGTCGTCGACGACTTCGATGACGCGCGGGAGATGTACGCGGAGTACCTGGAGTTCGTCGGCTTCGAGGTGGACACCGCCTCCAACGGCCGGGAGGCGGTGGAGAAGGCGCAGGACGGCGAGCCGGACATCATCCTGATGGACCTGTCCCTGCCCATCATGGATGGCTGGGAGGCCACCCGCCTCATCAAGCAGGACGCGCGCACGCGGGACATCCCCGTCATGGCGCTCACCGGCCACGTCCTCGCGGGCAACGCCGAGCACGCCCGGGAGGCCGGTGCCGACGAGTTCGTCGCCAAGCCGTGCCTGCCGCAGGACCTCGAGAACAAGATTCGCAACATGCTCAAGCCCAGCAAGGTGAAGGGGAAGAGCGGGCAGGGGAGCTGA
- a CDS encoding Ig-like domain-containing protein — MRYPQIVALFACLFSWACIDLPEVQQVTETSDSGVPGGHAEDSGTSPDASVPDSGIPDSGVLDSGTPSLVVTLVTSQSITNGDVQVNAEVIGPAPDELELLVDGVAVATLAPPYELRWSTQSLEEGSHVLVVRATLGERRFTSESRTLEVDRTSPRLISQTPLTGSQNVPVRQTIQASFSEPLKPATVSAASVKLLSDAGVVAADVLLTPEGTLLTLRPVSLLPADTVVQVSLDGLADLAGNTLQALPQDWEWTVPGYLPLGEPLSASSTESSIVQTPSLRIDGAGQPVVAWSDGTNLEPFGIRVKRWNGTGWEQIGSVREVTAGHGSLFSALEVDGDGLPSVAWNEFSQATGMTFRAQRWNGEAWESLGTPGTLLRQQASADFIIFKGNEQGYLALAFRELYQGADQLLVGRWNGSSWGLLGGTLKVNSAWSVSSLQMEMDAAGNPIVTWSESNSGTIAAYMKRWNGGAWEAIPMPAQTYPGKLIIDDSGAPILDVPASNGTANSAQLRRWNGSSWVALGNPISVHPGATNSLAVALTFDAQGRLIALIAEPEMAGGATVFYLRRWNAGAWEPVGSPLRKTPGSTPFGATLLALDASGRPVLARAEYSESEPTRRRLYVYTPND; from the coding sequence ATGCGCTACCCCCAAATCGTTGCTCTGTTTGCGTGCCTGTTCTCCTGGGCATGCATTGATCTGCCTGAAGTCCAACAGGTGACTGAAACCTCTGACTCAGGTGTGCCGGGTGGGCATGCCGAGGACTCGGGGACATCACCAGACGCCTCTGTTCCTGATTCCGGTATTCCTGATTCGGGAGTTCTGGATTCAGGTACTCCATCCCTGGTCGTCACACTGGTGACCTCCCAGTCGATCACCAATGGCGACGTCCAGGTGAATGCCGAGGTGATCGGGCCCGCTCCAGACGAGCTGGAACTCCTCGTGGACGGAGTGGCTGTTGCCACGCTGGCCCCGCCCTACGAACTTCGCTGGAGCACTCAGTCCCTTGAAGAGGGCTCGCACGTGCTTGTCGTGAGGGCGACCCTGGGGGAGCGCAGATTCACGAGTGAGTCGCGTACGCTCGAAGTGGACAGGACCTCGCCTCGGTTGATCTCGCAAACGCCGCTGACCGGTTCACAAAACGTCCCAGTGCGCCAGACCATCCAGGCGAGTTTCTCCGAGCCTCTCAAGCCGGCCACCGTGAGCGCGGCGTCGGTGAAGTTGCTGTCTGATGCAGGCGTCGTTGCCGCGGATGTCTTGCTGACGCCTGAAGGGACCTTGCTGACCCTACGACCTGTCTCGCTCCTGCCCGCTGACACTGTCGTGCAGGTGAGTCTCGACGGCCTGGCGGACCTGGCGGGCAACACCCTGCAGGCCCTTCCCCAGGACTGGGAGTGGACGGTCCCCGGCTACCTGCCTCTGGGTGAGCCCCTGAGCGCCAGTTCGACCGAGAGCTCGATCGTGCAGACGCCTTCTCTTCGAATCGATGGGGCGGGCCAGCCTGTCGTGGCGTGGTCGGATGGCACCAACCTGGAGCCCTTCGGTATCCGCGTCAAACGGTGGAACGGTACAGGCTGGGAGCAGATTGGCAGCGTTCGCGAGGTTACCGCAGGGCACGGGAGCCTTTTCTCCGCGCTCGAAGTCGATGGAGACGGGTTGCCTAGCGTGGCTTGGAACGAGTTTTCACAGGCTACTGGAATGACTTTTCGCGCTCAGCGGTGGAATGGCGAGGCCTGGGAGTCCTTGGGTACTCCGGGAACACTCCTGCGCCAGCAAGCGAGTGCCGACTTCATCATCTTCAAGGGGAACGAACAGGGCTACCTTGCGCTCGCATTTCGTGAACTCTACCAGGGGGCTGACCAGCTCCTGGTCGGGCGCTGGAATGGCAGTAGCTGGGGCCTTCTGGGAGGCACACTCAAGGTCAACTCAGCGTGGTCCGTCTCCAGCTTGCAGATGGAAATGGATGCGGCCGGAAATCCAATCGTCACCTGGAGCGAGAGCAACTCCGGCACCATCGCCGCCTACATGAAGCGCTGGAACGGCGGTGCCTGGGAAGCCATCCCCATGCCGGCGCAGACTTACCCCGGGAAACTCATCATTGATGATTCAGGGGCCCCCATTCTGGACGTTCCCGCCTCGAATGGGACTGCGAACAGCGCTCAGCTCCGGAGGTGGAATGGGAGTTCCTGGGTGGCCCTTGGCAACCCCATCAGCGTCCATCCCGGTGCAACCAATTCCTTGGCGGTTGCTCTCACCTTTGACGCGCAGGGGAGACTGATTGCACTGATTGCCGAACCAGAAATGGCAGGCGGGGCGACCGTCTTCTACCTTCGACGGTGGAATGCTGGAGCCTGGGAGCCGGTAGGCAGCCCTTTGAGGAAGACTCCCGGTTCGACTCCATTTGGAGCCACCCTGCTCGCCTTGGACGCCTCCGGTAGACCCGTGCTGGCACGGGCCGAGTACTCCGAGAGCGAACCCACCCGGCGAAGGCTCTACGTCTACACGCCCAACGACTGA
- a CDS encoding carboxypeptidase-like regulatory domain-containing protein, translated as MMKKHLVFALVPLLALGCGEEAKDENGDGIADGVREPDSVTVVTPSTPKGTVSGQVLGTDLKPLADVSVEMTIGSSAEPVAATTDAKGNFEYTDVPAGAQVLLTFSKANYATLRATSTVPSSAGNVPINNGNASFGPITLAHLDGTLNFLVVTPQGRPAVGARATIEATPAGSIVLFNGDNTTRVVSNVVVEATANEQGLLTFSGIPGAAEMARLQGGQYRLWVSPMVSTSTGLPETGGFVSSYSGGEIVGNSTTRLINLPFTRPTGGTLNVESSNVGSLRGATDRDPLRNLVRPGEPIHLFFNQPVQQGSLLARLTDEYARESLTVNATVGNGGYSATITPNLTLVEGKEYNLDLRAVSAEGGSIFTRTGFFFVGDPTSARAVSITDARYQETTTVAPASGQLNSGETVYVNFNYPISREFIGAGNVYVHVSVDIGGPNPGVVGDYPGEVNNPVGFELFSAEPTAPIQTRIPAETPVFQIDSSGYTTRWAFTFAGANAIQNVSFSSLNMVVSFSKLPSRYINGTYESFWGQSVTSDLPVTGMGQMAVPVSP; from the coding sequence ATGATGAAGAAGCATCTGGTGTTTGCTCTGGTGCCGCTGCTGGCGCTCGGTTGCGGCGAAGAGGCGAAGGACGAGAACGGTGACGGCATCGCGGATGGCGTGCGTGAGCCGGACAGCGTGACGGTGGTGACGCCGTCCACGCCCAAGGGCACCGTGTCGGGCCAGGTGCTGGGTACCGATCTGAAGCCGCTGGCCGACGTCTCGGTGGAGATGACCATCGGCAGCTCCGCGGAGCCGGTGGCGGCCACCACGGATGCCAAGGGCAACTTCGAGTACACGGATGTCCCCGCTGGCGCCCAGGTGCTGCTGACCTTCAGCAAGGCCAACTACGCCACGCTGCGCGCCACGTCGACGGTGCCCTCGTCGGCCGGCAACGTTCCCATCAACAACGGCAACGCGAGCTTCGGCCCCATCACCCTGGCGCATCTGGATGGCACGCTGAACTTCCTCGTGGTGACGCCGCAGGGCCGTCCCGCGGTGGGCGCGAGGGCGACCATCGAGGCCACGCCCGCGGGCTCCATCGTCCTGTTCAACGGCGACAACACCACCCGCGTGGTGAGCAATGTCGTGGTCGAGGCGACCGCGAACGAGCAGGGCCTCCTGACGTTCTCGGGCATCCCGGGCGCTGCGGAGATGGCGCGTCTGCAGGGCGGCCAGTACCGCCTGTGGGTGTCCCCGATGGTCTCCACTTCGACCGGCCTCCCGGAGACGGGCGGCTTCGTGAGCTCCTACTCCGGCGGCGAAATCGTCGGTAACAGCACCACGCGCCTCATCAACCTGCCCTTCACGCGGCCGACGGGTGGCACGCTGAACGTCGAGAGCAGCAACGTCGGCAGCCTGCGTGGGGCCACCGACCGCGACCCGCTGCGCAACCTGGTTCGCCCCGGCGAGCCCATCCACCTCTTCTTCAACCAGCCGGTGCAGCAGGGCTCGCTGCTGGCGCGCTTGACGGATGAGTACGCGCGCGAGTCGCTGACGGTCAACGCCACCGTCGGCAATGGCGGCTACAGCGCCACCATCACTCCGAACCTCACCCTCGTGGAGGGCAAGGAATACAACCTGGACCTGCGTGCCGTGTCCGCCGAGGGCGGCAGCATCTTCACGCGCACGGGTTTCTTCTTCGTAGGAGATCCGACCTCCGCGCGGGCTGTATCCATTACGGATGCGCGCTACCAGGAGACCACGACCGTCGCTCCCGCGTCGGGCCAGCTCAACAGCGGTGAAACCGTCTACGTCAACTTCAACTACCCCATCTCTCGCGAGTTCATCGGCGCCGGAAACGTCTACGTCCATGTGTCGGTCGACATTGGTGGCCCGAATCCCGGCGTGGTTGGCGATTATCCGGGAGAGGTGAACAATCCCGTAGGCTTCGAACTCTTCAGTGCCGAGCCCACGGCTCCCATCCAGACGCGCATCCCGGCCGAGACGCCGGTGTTCCAGATTGACTCGTCTGGTTACACCACTCGGTGGGCCTTCACCTTCGCTGGTGCCAATGCCATCCAGAACGTGAGCTTCAGCTCGCTCAACATGGTGGTGTCATTCTCCAAGCTCCCTTCGCGCTACATCAACGGTACCTATGAGAGCTTCTGGGGACAGTCGGTCACCAGTGACCTGCCTGTGACCGGTATGGGCCAGATGGCCGTGCCCGTCTCTCCGTGA